The nucleotide window GTTCGGCCAAAGAGCGCGCACCGCAGGGGGCCAAGGGAAGGTTAAGGGAAGGGTTAAGGGGGTTTGGGGTGTAGCTGGGGGGGTATCTATTTTTGTTGCCCCGTGGAGCGGCCTCATCAATGGGATGGTTGGTATAAGGACACATGGTCCAGATCACCAGAACGTTTAGGGCTTGGGTTGGAGAGAGGTTCAAGTGTTGCTTAGTGGAACTTCCAAGCTGATCAGGGACCATGAAACTCAGAGTAACTTTCATTCTCTGGAGGTCTGTTTGTCTTTCTGAATGCTCTATAATTAACAATATGATGAGCCTATTGTTGTTCCTATTCAGAACATTAAAAGTGTTTGAAGAGAATTTAGGTGATGGGACAGTGAGGGCTCAAGTATTATGTGAAGTGGTGATTGTGATATGTTAttgtcaaataaaatgtaaaagaaAATCAATTTTACATATAGCATAATTGTAATAGCATAATTTCTGATACGTGATATTGTGAATAAAAGCATTTAAAACTTAGGCCTAATTATAATTACACATGCAGTCTTTCCAGACCAATCACGACCCCCAATCCCCAACCctccaccaacacacacacgcgcacgcacacacacacacacacacgcacaaacgtgCTCTCTCCTCCTGCCTCACTGGGGTATTGGGATCTCTCATAGGACTCCCAGTCTGACAGATGGACACAGCCCCCTCTCCCCACTGTAATTGTAAACAGGACTGCTGGGGATTCAGGAAGAGGTCGTGTGCCTaggggggtgtatgtgtgtgtgtgtgtgtttgtgtgttagagAGTGGGGATTGTGCTCTGCTTTCTGCAGCTGAAGCCGCTACCCTCTTAAGCAAACATACAAACATACCTACACAAGGTGAGTAGGGAGGGTCCTTGGGGATCAACGTTAGGTCAGATGAGAAGTGCTGAGCAACTATCAGATAGTTAATGAGAGAAAAGCGGGGAGAGGAAGGAAGTATGAGCCATCTGTCAGAGAAGTTCATAGTGCATGACCAACACTAAGGGGACCAGGGGACATGACAGCAATCATAGCTACCTTTTTACCACTTGTGACATAGGGATATTTATCCTGCTTTATTTTGCTCCAGCTTTATTCTGCTCCAGATAAATGATGTCTTTATTTTCACTTAATCTGTGTTACCCATAGTTTTCTCAGGTGTCTGCCAAAGTGAGGTTATTTGGAAGGGTGAGGCTCAGATAGGATATTTCCAGGTTATTCCCACTCTGGGGAAGAGCAAGGCCTGGCAAAATTATTCCCATTCTGTGCTGCAGGTGTGGAGTAGAACAGGCGGGACCCAGGGGGAGGTGAGGGAGATTGGGGGGGTCGGCTGGGGAGTGTGAGACACATCCATTGGGTGCACAGACAGTCCCCCCATGCAACCCCTCACTCCCCACCTCTCCAACATGAGCACATGTGATTCTTTTTCTCATGGGATGGTAGCACTTCCCTCAATGTCTTTCTATCTGTccctcacacaatcacacactgtATCTATTGAATGTAAAGTCTATACAGAGACAGtagcgtgtattcatggatgccaagggaagccaggcctCCCCAAAAAATGGATgaagaaaaatgaaaaaaaatacatactaaataatttatctttcatctgtctctctgtgtttcataaatgtccttcaattcgcaagaggctgaatgtacacttgtcacgttctgaccttagttcctttttttatgtctttattttagtttggtcagggcgtgagttggggtgggcattctatgttgtttttctatgttttgttctagtcgttatatttctatgtgtttggcctagtatggttctcaatcagaggcaggtgtcgatcgttgtctctgattgagaatcatacttaggtagcctgttttcccactatgggttgtgggtagttattttctgtttagtgtttttgtttgcaccttacagaactgttcgtttcgtcggtttgttatttttgttcagtattcatcctttattaaattattatgaatacgtaccacgctgcactttggtcctcttctccttccaccaacgacaaccgttacaacactaccgttcaaaagtttggggtcacttagaaatgtccttgttttttaaagaaatctattttttgtccattaaaataacataaaatgtatcagaaatacagtgtagacattgttaattttgtaaatgactattgtagctggaaatggctcatttttaatggaatatctacgaaggcgtacagaggcccaatatcactctgtgttccaatggcacgttgtgttagctaatccaagtttatcattttaaaaggctaattgatcattagaaaacccttttgcaattatgttaggccAGTATATCCCAGAGTCGCCtattcactgttgatgttgagactggtgttttgcgggtactatttaatgaagctcccagttgaggacttgtgaggcatctgtttgtcaaactagacactctaatgtagttgtcctcttgctcagttgtacaccggggcctcccactcctctttctattcttgttagagccagtttgagctgttctgtgaagggagtagtacacagcgttgtacgagatcttcagtttcttggcaatttctcgcatggaatagccttcatttctcagaacaagaatagactgtttcagaagaaagttaattgtttctggccattttgagcctgtaattgaacccacaaatgctgatgctccagaaacccaactagtttaaagaaggacagttttattgcttctttaatcagaacaacagttttcaactgtgctaacataattgcaaaagggttttctaatgatcaattagccttctaaaatgataaacttggattagctaacacaacgtgccattggaacacaggagtgatggttgctgataatgggcctctgtacgcatatgtagatattccataaaaaaaatctgccgtctcaagctataatagtcatttacaacattagcaatgtctacacggtatttctgatcaatttgatgttattttaatgaagaaaaaaaatagcccaactatctgatgctgtctggtcaaaaagagtatgacattatTGCCGCACATAcctagcattgaatgcaagggaagccagcgagcatttggcctcccttgattaaaaaaagtattaaaaaatTGCCAAttagcattgagctaaactgagtgagctcagctgtgaatggtcctggttcACCAAAAGAAAGTGTCATGGGAAGTCAgcttggatttggcttcacaccaatcacatcaccaGAATCCAAAcgtcattgaaaaaaaaaaaaatgtattgtttcatctcattgtgttgttatcctccggtggctagctagctagctaaaataggCCCATTCCTAAATCAGCCATGGATTGAGATAGGGATTTGACTTGAGATTtgacttaattctccgtactggccaatgattataaaggtgattctgatccaaccataaattcatacattgtgcccctggactgagagaatggaagttcaatatgtagctagatgtagtaggcctGGCGCATCGTTGCCCATGTAAGGAAGTCAGGCTAGCAAGCAAAAATGTTTGCAATGTAGCCTAGGACAccaaaaactaaaagtgtgtactgtacgACAGTATCATAGACCATTTAGGCAACATGAAAGGGGAGTATGGATTTGCTGGCGTTTCTCTACAACTAgtgtgagtcaacatgtttttgttctacttccaaacacacacacacacacacacacacacacacacacacacacacacacacacacacacacacacacacacacacacacacacacacacacacacacacacacacacacacacacacacacagaaatcagtgcCATGGACAGCCACAACATATTTAGCTTATgatgattggactaaatcgtttttggtatattttagttgccaatgtattagactaagcagaggtgattagatgatgttgaagttgaaatggtgctggattAGTGGAGGCAGCGCATGTTTTCATTGTGACTTGTGGTAACTCTCCtttgttctaaatcaatagtttagCAGTCCGAAAATATTGGAAAAATTAACTTGTTTGACCATGCtctaggtcatgtaactgtttgttacatgctttgtggacttcaggaaggttgttgaatttattctgccactttgtcttcttattgtctccgCCTTAGGCCTGCCTAAATACTGTATCatggtgtcaaggcatatgaactaacaggttatagagcaaacaatgcaattgtcACAACACATAGGTaggttcctcttatagaatattagctcaaacgTATTCTGGAGCTCCTGTAcctgaatataaacagtaccggtgttgtgccgaaaatccCCCCCCTGCCAGAATCCCCCCCTTTGCGTTCTTCATTGatgcgacttgcttgctagttgagatttctgctctTCACCCCGTTGTTagtttagcctacatttcacaGATCTTAATAGCAGAAAGCATttttgtctgcagttttcggtttggctatttgtttcaagtgtatgtggcggttctagcttgtatggcgccTGGGCGAAACACCCCTTCAGCGCCCGCGCCCTCCCCCGTCCTCACTCGGGGGCGCCCCGTACCTAAATCCGCTACTGAttttgtattagtctataaataaatctctttgaCAAAATtaatctctcccatgtcttattcgactagtatttttgaaagtgtaaggataataattcagccatagttgttctgaaatgtttattgcttgccaacattttactccctctatgtttaatataacacacatacattaattattaatttcggttgcctatcctgacgtgaagtttgttctacggaaagtatttgactctgatgtgtgtcacagaaagtatttgactccagccacaaaattaaggaaattaggggggggggggggggggggggggtcccaggTGGGAGATTTTCAGCACAACACTGGCACCCAAAACGAGTGGGAACCTATTCAGTCCAAGTTAATGTGCACAAGTAATAGCCCACTTGTACCGAGATAGCCTGTCTCCATTCGGCTAGTTTGCGCTGTCCTTCATTTCAGGTCTTCACTAAGGCACAGCGCATGTCCCGTCTCGTGAGGGGTGTCTCTAGAGCCCTATTTAATGAGCGTTATTGGGTGCAATGAGCGCACGCCGGACGCCAATATTTGCTCAGCACACCCGGATGTATGAATGGACGGGGGAATGGCACGAACACCTGCTCATGCGCAACCGCAAACTCTCATAACCGGTTAAACTCATAATACGGAGCGTGCCGCTCCATCTCTCTATGCAAAAGTTGCGCTGCTTATTTGTCGAAACAGACTGATgatacaaacaatacaaaactAAAAACGATTGCAACTATGAACATATTCTAATGTAGATAATGTCACGAGCTATAAGAGTTTAGGCCTACAGGCTATCAATCTAATCAAAGCTGGTTAACTTTTTTGTTAACGTCCACAGGCCGCCCACGCGCGCTCTCGAGCGCAGATGAATTGGATACGAGAGGATGAGAGAGTTGGAGGAGGAGCCTGTGCATGGTCGGAGCCTTAAACCCCGGACCCCCGCCGGGTGACCCGCAGAGATGCTACACTCTGGGATGGAACACTGACAACAACTGTGTAGGAGACGCAGGGAAGAAAGTTCATAAAGACTGAGTGCTTTAGGCTAGTTGATGGATAGAAGGTTTTACTCCCTGTAGAAAGGTGAGATAGTAGTAACCTAGAGGCTACGCCTGCTCAACAGCCAACAAGAACACACAGGAGGTCCTTAGGAGCGTTATTTCAAACAGCAGGTAGGACAACCTCATCTTTCTCATTTGAATTAATGTCAATGTTTTACTCTCATAGGATAATCGTGTAATTTGAATAGCATAGGCCTATTGAATATTCAAATATTTTGATAATGTTTATGTGAAGTTGTCCATTTATACATTGGTAGGGTAATAGGTTATGATTTGCCATTTTTCGAAATGTTGGGTTAGGTTATGCTAAATCACAGGAATGAGGCATACAACAGCAACTGTGTTAAGGCATGATGGGCTACAGACATGAATACATTGCTATAATCGATTATCTAATTTAGGATTCCAAAAACTATGACATGATTATTAGACTCTAGGCTTACTGCTCTTAAAATGTGCCTGGCATAATCTTAACGGGAACATTTTATCAGGTGTAAACCTATACTTAAATCCGTAATTATTTATACAAAGACAGTTACCCCACCAGCTCATCATGCTTCAAAATCACTTTGGTCATAAGATTGTTGCTATAAAGATGGTCTAAATCATTGCTGACACAGCTGAAAAAATGGCTAATAATTGTACGAAATTATGCTATAGGTTATCATTCAGCAAGCTAAATTATAGTCTGGAATAAAAACCTATGACACACACAGTTGTGGACAAATTTCTTAAAACCAATAAATAGTTTCAAATAGGCCTATAGGGAGCATCTAATAGGCTCAATAATACAATTAATTTTCCAGGAGGTTCAAAATATGGGCAAACCTACAATGAAAACTCCTAATGAATCCTATCCTGAATCCTAATGAATAGCCTATCATTACCATAACCataaacacagaacacaataagCCGAGTACAATTTGTCGCAGAGTTATACTGTACATTAATTATTCTGCATTCCCTGTCACTGATCCGGGAATGTAGTCTAACCTTGAGTTAATCCCATGTTGCCGCTTCATCCAGGGAGGGAGCAAATCCCGCAATGGCCCAGATTGAGAGTCCATCCCAGCGCCCGTCGCGACCTAAAAGCATGGAATTACAGAGTTTAGAAGTCCCCCGAGATCAAGTTTCCCCTCGGATTAAAACCCTCTAAAACCTTTTTAGGGGGGAGGGTACGAATTTGATTCGGGGTACATTTGTTTTTAATGGTTTATACACTCATAGGCAGACTGCAACTGTGTATCCTACAGGCTCATAGCCATTCAGTAACATGTTGATCCTCATGTGCAGTATAATCCCTTCATTAGCGGTGATTGACACCTGAAGCACGAGAGTGGCAGGAcctgagcaggagagagtagcACTATAGGAGCTGTCCACTGTCCACGTGACCATGGTGCTGAATTTTTTTATTCGTCActtgcttcgtaaacaacaggtgtgggctaacattgaaatgcttacttatggcaACAATCCATAGAGAGAGAAAATTGAGAAATAATAGAAGAATTTAACACTAATCCTTGTaggctaatcaaatcaaatcacattttattggtccatacatatatttagcagatgttattgcaggtgtagcgaaatgcttgtgttcctagctccaacagtacagcaatatctaacaatacacaacaatacacataaagtgtaaaagtttttaaaaaaagaatggaattaagaaatatagaaatattaagATGAGCAATGTGGGAGTCcggagtatatatatataatgtgatGGGATGGGATGTATAGTCAatatggacagtatatggatagaatatgtagaaTATCTGAACTATTACATATGACAGCAGCATGCTTCAGGAGAATCATCAAACTAAAAATCCCTAAAATATTCAAAGAACCCCCAATGTACTGTTACAAACTGGTAATTAAGGCCTTAGCTTAGATAATTGATCACGGCCTTAAGTAGATTGTAGAGTAAGCAGGCTGAGGCTATAGTCCTGACCTAATCTCATGGACAGACTAGTAAACATAAAACCAAATTACccaagattttagttctgggttaacgaAGATCAGTCATGACCTAGCTATCATCTTGAGACtagtaggccacacaaggtcAGTAGAACTCATTAGGCTGCGGGATAAGACTGCTATAAATAGACTGGTCCTGGTCTGGTCCTCAAGACCAGCTAGGGTCAATGTCCCAGTATCAGTCGGTCTACACAGTCAGAGAAACTCTACTCTCAATTCACTCAGCTTTGGAAAGGATAGACAAAACATGTAAAAGGGTAGAGTTGTGATGAGCCTCATTTGGCCTCAAAATCGTCAAAAAAATGGTATATGTTAAGGTCAAAACTGTTGCTAATGTTAGTGTGTTTTCGTTTCCAGGAGACCATGATGGCCAAGTCGTACGGGAGGCCCAGCGAGGGGGCGGAGCTAGTCAGTTCTCTGGAGTGGATGGATGATGACGTGAGCTCCCCAGACGGAGACGAGCCAATCACAGCACACCGCTACAGACCGGGTGGAATGGGCCACCTGGACAGGGAGCTGGGCAGTGAGGACgtggaggaggatgaagaggaaggggaagaggagggCCATGGAGACGGGAACGCTCCCAAACGCAGAGGGCCCAAGAGGAAGAGGATGACCAAGGCCCGGCAGGAGCGCTTCAAGGCGCGGCGTGTGAAGGCTAACGCCCGGGAGCGCTCGAGAATGCATGGGCTGAACGACGCTCTGGAAAACCTGCGCAGCATCATGCCCTGCCACTCTAAGACCCAGAAACTGTCTAAGATCGAGACCCTGCGGCTGGCCCGCAACTACATATGTGCCCTGTCTGAAGCCCTGGAGGGGGACCAGTCCACGGAGAGCAGGGCCTTTATGGAAACCCTGTGTAAAGGCCTCTCCCAGCCTACCAGCAACCTGCTGGCTGGCTGTTTGCAGCTGGGGCCTGGGGGGCCTATCGAGGAGAGGCCTGAAGACACGCATGGGGGGAGAGGAGGGCCCACAATCCTGGGAGGGGTGGGGATGGCCGTTGGACCAATCAGCTACTCCTCCCCCGGCCTGCCCAGCCCGCCTTACGGCACACTGGACTCCGCCCACCTACTTCACctgagagggatgaagggaggggcTTACGAGAGCCACTCCCCTAACGACTGTAACAGTGGGGTAGGCACCCCTCCCTACGATGGCCCCCCCACGCCCCCGCTCAGCATTGGCAGTAACCTAGTGCTCAAGCAGGAGTCCTCGCCCCACTATCTCCCCCCTCCCCACTACCCCCCCTCCTCCATCGGCCTGACAGGCCCCCAGGGACAGGTCTTGTACCATAGCGCCCGCTACCAGGTGCCCCTGGAGATGCCCTATGATTCATACCGCCCTCCTCACATGGCACCCCCACAGATGGGCACCGTCTATGGGGATTAAGGGGTAGAGAGGACAGATGGGGCAGATGAGACTCTCCCCAACAACACACTTCCCCAACTGGCTCCATCTTGACCAATGACTGATATGTTGGGAGAAATATGACTTTGATATGAGAGACCCATCTTAGTACTAAACACTGTGAAACCAGCCCATCGTTGTGAACAACTGGGTAGTTACTTAGTAAAAAGTAGAAAGTGGATTGTTGTTTACATTTGTGTACTGTAAAAGTTAGTGCTCAACACTGTCAAAATCAGCTCATGATTGACTTTAAACCGCTTGTTTGCTGTGGTTGTTTCTGAACACCAATTAAGCTAAAAGGCACCTCGCTACTTGACCATTTCCAAGGGGTTCACAAGAGGAGTGGGTCCTATAGGTGGAAAGGCTGACTTGAAGAAAGACCTCAGCTTGAGCACTTCTGACCAGCACTCGGAACATGAAACACATCATTTACATGAatgaataataatgcatttattTATTCTCTAATTTAATATTTATATGAACTGCTGTTAGTCATTTTGTGTTTATCCTTTATATATGTGTTTGGTCTTGGCCTTCTCTACTTGTGCTGTCCCTGTTACATTGTTGACTGACTCTGATAGTGTATCTATTTTCTCTCTTCTGTGTCCATTTATCCTTTGTGGTCAGTTGTTCCCTGTTTCACATGGAAAAATATTCTCATATATATTGCTAGCATAGCTGAGGATCAGAGAGAAAACTGCccatgaggaagtgagaaatgtTTGCTGTTGTAATGACAAGAACAAATATCAATTACAAAATCTGATCAAGGTGTAACTTGTTATTAGAGATATCATTCTGTTCAGACACTTTCTCCATTTCGCCAAATATTAAAAAATGCAAAAATGTTCCTCAAGATGAATACTTTTGGATTGAATTTTTGAACAAAATCGTTATCCATTAAAACCATTTCAACTAAGTTTTTCTGTTTGAAATTCTAAAAGTGGGTTTGCTTTAATGAATCAGTCTTGCTATGTCGAAAGACAGTCAAGGACCAACTGCTGCAATTAGGGTGTTTGTGGGTAGTGGGTGGAAGTGATATGTAAGAGGTTGTGAGACACaatgagagaggtgagagggagcAGAGAAGATGACAGGAAGGGAGTATGATTCTAATGAGAGTACTTCAGTGACCACTGTTATTATGCTACCACCCcctgacacacacgcacatgcacacgcaacacacacacacacacacacacacacacacacacacacacacacacacacacacacacacacacacacacacacacacacacacacacacacacacacacacacacacctctaggcCTAGAGAGACATGAAACATGGGAAAGGGAGTTTGGTTGTGAAATGACCACCGTGGGTCCATTGTAAACGCAGCCTGTTCTTTCTCTTGACCACTGACCCTGCATTATGCTGAGGTTGCTGGCTCTGGAGGGAAAGACAGCTGGGAGAAACAGAGGGGAGGGACATTTCTCTGACAGGCAGCTAGGGAGCGAAATGCAGGGGAGGGTGAGCTACACCCCCTCATATCCCCATCTCCAAACAATCCCATTCCTCTTCATGAATTATTGGAATGACACAtaactttacacacacacacacacacacacacacacacacacacacacacacacacacacacacacacacacacacacacacacacacacacacacacacacacacacacacacacacacacacacacacacacacacacaaaacatagactggtGGAAGATGGGGATGCAGCAAGTGTTGTTCTCACTTGACAAGGGTTTGTGTGTATTTATTGGGGGTGTGTTGCTGGGCATACATTATTCAGAATCTGACGGacatttaaaaaattgaaagCTCTAAAAAGCTGTGCGTTTCTCAAGAAGACAAAAGAGGTTATCGTGGGTTCCACTGTTGGTTATCTTTTCTGGCTGCATTCAACATTCAAAACCGTAAGCTGATGAATGGAACTAAAACCTGACAACAGTATTAGAGAAGGTGGAAATAAATAGTCATGCCTAGTCCAAGAGTAATTTACTACgtccagacatacagtatatagttgAATACAGCCAGGGAAGGTTTAGCATCATACCCCAGTTAATCACCCCCACCATGACTGGAATGGAATAAGtggaatgctatcaaatactGGTGTTTGATGCCAatccatttgctctgttctggCCATTATAatgagctgttctcccctcagcagcctcctgtgaatTGCACTCCATGATAATGTCCAGGCTTTATCACAGGACTGTTATGTAGAGGCACATGTGCTCTGAttcagcctcagggtgtgtgacCTGTAGCTACTCcccaggggagatggaga belongs to Salvelinus namaycush isolate Seneca chromosome 20, SaNama_1.0, whole genome shotgun sequence and includes:
- the LOC120064892 gene encoding neurogenic differentiation factor 4-like, with amino-acid sequence MMAKSYGRPSEGAELVSSLEWMDDDVSSPDGDEPITAHRYRPGGMGHLDRELGSEDVEEDEEEGEEEGHGDGNAPKRRGPKRKRMTKARQERFKARRVKANARERSRMHGLNDALENLRSIMPCHSKTQKLSKIETLRLARNYICALSEALEGDQSTESRAFMETLCKGLSQPTSNLLAGCLQLGPGGPIEERPEDTHGGRGGPTILGGVGMAVGPISYSSPGLPSPPYGTLDSAHLLHLRGMKGGAYESHSPNDCNSGVGTPPYDGPPTPPLSIGSNLVLKQESSPHYLPPPHYPPSSIGLTGPQGQVLYHSARYQVPLEMPYDSYRPPHMAPPQMGTVYGD